The proteins below are encoded in one region of Tolumonas auensis DSM 9187:
- the uvrY gene encoding UvrY/SirA/GacA family response regulator transcription factor, which translates to MISVFLVDDHELVRTGIRRILEDVRGLRVVGEAVSGEQAVQWFRENQADVILMDMNMPGIGGLEATKKILRFNPDIKIIVLTVQTETPFPLKVMQAGAVGYLTKCSAPDEMIQAIRAVNSGQRYISPEIAQQIALSQVCTPTTDNPFKALSDREMQITMMITKGDKVQDIAESLNLSPKTVNSYRYRLFEKLNISGDVELTRMAIRYGILDAETL; encoded by the coding sequence TTGATTAGTGTATTTCTTGTGGATGATCATGAGCTGGTACGCACAGGCATTCGCCGCATACTGGAAGACGTTCGTGGTCTTCGGGTAGTCGGAGAGGCCGTGAGTGGAGAGCAGGCAGTCCAATGGTTCAGAGAAAATCAGGCAGATGTTATCCTTATGGATATGAACATGCCCGGAATTGGCGGTCTGGAAGCAACAAAAAAAATCCTGCGATTTAATCCTGACATCAAAATTATTGTTTTAACCGTTCAGACCGAAACGCCTTTCCCCCTGAAAGTGATGCAAGCGGGTGCCGTAGGTTATCTGACAAAATGTTCAGCACCCGATGAAATGATCCAGGCCATTCGCGCCGTTAACTCCGGACAGCGTTATATTTCCCCGGAAATTGCTCAGCAAATAGCACTGAGTCAGGTCTGCACACCGACAACAGACAATCCATTTAAAGCACTGTCTGATCGGGAAATGCAGATCACCATGATGATCACCAAAGGTGACAAGGTGCAGGATATTGCAGAGAGTCTCAATTTAAGTCCGAAAACAGTTAACAGCTACAGATACCGGCTTTTTGAAAAATTAAACATAAGCGGTGATGTTGAATTAACCAGAATGGCTATCCGTTACGGAATTTTGGACGCAGAAACGCTGTAA
- the pyrD gene encoding quinone-dependent dihydroorotate dehydrogenase, giving the protein MFYYPLARHFLFKLDPEVAHELSIHQLAWMGGTPFELFFRNKLPSRPVEVMGLKFDNPVGLAAGLDKDGDAIDAFGAMGFGFIEVGTVTPRPQPGNDKPRIFRVIPAQGIINRMGFNNKGVDNLIENVKKSHYKGILGINIGKNKDTPIENGKDDYLICMDKVYAYAGYIAVNISSPNTPNLRQLQYGEALDDLLKALKERQKELAAKHNKYVPVAVKIAPDLSQEELKQVAESLLRYGIDGVIATNTTLDRELIHDMPHAAETGGLSGRPLQNKSTEIIRSLHEYLKGQIPIIGVGGIDSAMAAREKMQAGAQLVQIYSGFIYHGPDLVKNIVNNI; this is encoded by the coding sequence ATGTTTTATTATCCGTTAGCCCGCCATTTTCTGTTTAAACTTGATCCTGAAGTTGCTCATGAATTGAGTATTCATCAGCTGGCATGGATGGGAGGGACTCCATTTGAGTTGTTTTTCCGTAATAAACTGCCTTCTCGCCCGGTTGAAGTTATGGGGCTCAAATTTGATAATCCTGTAGGTCTGGCCGCTGGACTGGATAAAGATGGCGATGCCATTGATGCGTTTGGCGCTATGGGATTTGGTTTTATTGAAGTTGGCACTGTAACGCCACGTCCGCAACCGGGAAATGATAAACCCCGGATTTTCCGTGTTATTCCTGCTCAGGGAATTATTAACCGGATGGGATTCAATAATAAGGGCGTAGACAATCTGATCGAGAATGTCAAAAAAAGCCATTATAAAGGGATCCTGGGTATTAATATCGGGAAAAATAAAGACACGCCTATCGAAAATGGTAAGGATGATTACCTGATCTGTATGGATAAGGTCTATGCCTACGCCGGATATATTGCGGTTAATATTTCATCACCTAATACACCTAATTTGCGTCAGTTGCAGTATGGTGAAGCACTGGATGATTTATTAAAGGCGCTTAAAGAGCGTCAAAAAGAACTGGCGGCGAAACATAATAAGTATGTTCCGGTGGCAGTTAAAATTGCTCCTGACTTATCTCAGGAAGAATTAAAGCAAGTTGCAGAGTCATTACTGCGTTATGGTATCGATGGGGTAATCGCAACCAATACTACGCTGGATCGCGAGTTGATCCATGACATGCCACATGCGGCTGAAACCGGTGGTTTGAGTGGTCGCCCACTGCAAAATAAGAGCACAGAAATCATCCGGTCATTGCACGAATATCTGAAAGGGCAAATTCCGATCATTGGTGTGGGCGGTATTGATTCTGCGATGGCTGCCAGAGAAAAAATGCAGGCAGGTGCTCAGCTGGTACAGATTTATTCCGGTTTTATTT
- the pepN gene encoding aminopeptidase N produces MAVVAKEKHRLAYKSPDFTIDQIDLDISLDENCTKVIATSRVKRQGNHPNSLVLDGEELILHSVLVDKKTADYRIENNQLCIDGVPDSFELQIVTEINPAANSALEGLYKSGNAFCTQCEAEGFRRITYYLDRPDVLARFTTRITADKTAYPILLSNGNRIAAGDNPNGTHWVQWSDPFPKPCYLFALVAGDFDVLKDTFETKSGRTVALELFVDKGNLNRSYHAMASLKKSMAWDEQRFGLEYDLDIYMIVAVDFFNMGAMENKGLNVFNAKFVLANPESATDTDYFDIERVIGHEYFHNWTGNRITCRDWFQLSLKEGLTVFRDQEFSSDLGSRAINRIRNVKIIRGPQFAEDAGPMSHPIRPDVVMEMNNFYTLTVYEKGSEVIRMLHTILGEDKFQAGMKLYVDRHDGQAVTCDDFIQAMQDASGADLTLFRRWYAQSGTPVLTVTDEFDADSQRYSLHVKQHTPATAGQNEKSALHIPLSVALYDQRGGYLGDQYDQVLNVCSDQQSFEFTEITEKPVVALLQDFSAPVKLEFAYDDQDLLVLLQHSKSAFTRWDAAQTLLNKYIRLNVEHIHNQQELELPQGLLNALMGILRDPELDKSLIAEILRMPSESSMAELFDEIDIDAIHKVKCFIEQTVATQLHEVFLETYRQNKSASYQLNQQEIAKRDLVAVCLTYLALHGDDTDRSIIAAHYQAADNMTDVLSAMQAAKQGELPVLQKMMAEFEAKWRHDGLVMDNWFRLQATSPATDCLSVVKSLLTHPSFSMQNPNRLRALIGTFSAANPYRFHAIDGSGYAFLREMLDELNHSNPQVASRLITPLLQFKRFDPVRQSLMRQELQRLSERADLSRDLYEKVSRALAQ; encoded by the coding sequence ATGGCAGTCGTAGCAAAGGAAAAACATCGTTTAGCTTATAAATCGCCCGATTTCACAATTGATCAGATTGATCTTGATATCTCACTGGATGAAAACTGCACTAAAGTCATTGCAACGAGCCGGGTTAAACGTCAGGGAAATCACCCCAATTCACTGGTACTTGATGGTGAAGAATTAATTTTACATTCTGTTTTAGTTGATAAAAAAACAGCCGATTATCGTATTGAAAATAATCAGTTATGCATTGATGGTGTTCCTGACTCATTCGAGTTGCAAATTGTGACGGAGATTAATCCGGCTGCAAATAGCGCGTTGGAAGGGTTATATAAATCAGGAAATGCTTTTTGTACGCAGTGTGAAGCGGAAGGTTTCAGACGCATTACTTATTATCTTGACCGGCCGGATGTCCTTGCCCGTTTTACTACCAGAATAACGGCTGATAAGACGGCTTATCCTATTCTGCTTTCAAATGGAAATCGTATCGCTGCAGGCGATAACCCGAACGGTACTCACTGGGTGCAGTGGAGTGATCCGTTTCCTAAACCTTGTTATCTGTTTGCGTTGGTGGCTGGTGATTTCGATGTTCTCAAAGATACCTTTGAAACAAAAAGTGGCCGGACTGTTGCACTGGAGTTATTCGTCGATAAGGGCAATCTGAACCGAAGTTATCATGCTATGGCGAGTCTGAAAAAATCAATGGCATGGGATGAGCAGCGTTTCGGACTTGAATACGATCTGGATATTTACATGATCGTTGCGGTTGATTTCTTCAATATGGGTGCGATGGAAAACAAGGGGCTTAATGTTTTTAATGCCAAATTTGTTCTCGCAAATCCGGAATCTGCAACCGATACCGACTATTTTGATATTGAACGGGTGATCGGCCATGAATATTTTCATAACTGGACGGGCAATCGGATCACTTGCCGGGACTGGTTCCAGCTCAGTTTAAAAGAAGGGCTGACTGTGTTCCGGGATCAGGAGTTTTCATCTGATCTGGGTTCCAGAGCGATCAATCGCATCAGAAACGTCAAAATCATCCGTGGTCCTCAATTTGCAGAAGATGCTGGTCCAATGTCTCATCCGATCCGTCCGGATGTTGTGATGGAAATGAATAATTTCTACACGCTGACGGTGTATGAGAAAGGTTCAGAAGTGATCCGCATGTTACATACTATTCTTGGTGAAGATAAATTCCAGGCCGGGATGAAGTTATATGTGGATCGGCATGATGGGCAGGCCGTAACTTGTGATGATTTTATCCAGGCAATGCAGGATGCATCAGGTGCCGATTTGACTCTTTTCCGACGCTGGTATGCCCAGTCTGGTACTCCGGTACTGACAGTAACCGATGAATTTGATGCCGACAGTCAAAGATACAGTCTGCATGTTAAACAGCATACTCCTGCTACGGCCGGTCAGAATGAGAAGTCTGCTTTGCATATTCCGCTGAGTGTAGCTTTGTATGATCAGCGGGGTGGTTATCTTGGTGATCAATATGATCAGGTGTTGAATGTCTGCAGTGATCAGCAATCATTTGAGTTCACCGAAATTACTGAAAAGCCTGTTGTTGCTCTGCTGCAGGATTTTTCTGCACCGGTAAAACTGGAATTTGCATATGATGATCAGGATCTGCTGGTTTTATTGCAACATTCAAAAAGTGCTTTCACACGTTGGGATGCAGCACAGACCCTGCTGAATAAGTATATCCGTCTTAATGTTGAACATATTCACAACCAACAGGAACTTGAACTTCCTCAGGGATTGCTGAATGCACTGATGGGAATTTTGCGCGATCCGGAGTTGGATAAATCACTCATCGCTGAAATCTTGCGGATGCCGTCAGAAAGTAGCATGGCTGAATTATTTGATGAAATTGATATTGATGCTATCCACAAAGTTAAATGCTTTATTGAACAGACAGTGGCAACACAACTGCATGAGGTATTCCTGGAAACATATCGGCAGAATAAATCAGCGAGTTATCAGCTTAATCAGCAGGAAATAGCAAAACGTGATCTGGTGGCTGTCTGTCTCACATATCTCGCTCTGCATGGTGATGACACCGATCGGAGTATTATCGCTGCGCATTACCAGGCTGCAGATAATATGACAGATGTGTTGTCTGCCATGCAGGCTGCAAAGCAGGGCGAATTGCCTGTTCTGCAGAAAATGATGGCAGAATTTGAAGCCAAATGGCGGCACGATGGGCTGGTAATGGATAATTGGTTCCGCTTGCAGGCTACATCCCCAGCGACTGATTGCCTGAGTGTTGTGAAATCGTTGCTCACGCATCCTTCTTTCAGTATGCAGAATCCGAACCGGTTGCGTGCACTAATCGGGACATTTAGTGCGGCTAATCCGTACCGCTTCCATGCAATTGATGGCTCAGGATATGCCTTCCTCAGAGAAATGCTGGATGAGTTAAATCATAGTAATCCGCAGGTGGCATCGCGTTTGATTACACCATTGCTACAGTTCAAACGTTTTGATCCTGTACGCCAATCGTTGATGCGACAGGAATTACAGCGGTTATCTGAGCGGGCTGATTTATCCCGTGACTTGTATGAAAAAGTATCCCGCGCTCTGGCGCAGTAA
- the pyrF gene encoding orotidine-5'-phosphate decarboxylase, translating to MTEPKVIVALDFAKKEEALSFVDQVTPSDCRLKIGKEMFTYYGPQFVEQLVKKGFDVFLDLKFHDIPTTVAKAVKASAEMGVWMVNVHASGGRKMMEAARSALLPYGDKAPLLIAVTVLTSMEQSDLADIGLDIPPFEQVLRLATLTQQAGLDGVVCSAQEASVLKSRLGNEFKLITPGIRLDVSTKVDDQSRVMTPVDAIKAGADYLVIGRPVTQAAHPLDVLRKINLSLA from the coding sequence ATGACAGAACCTAAAGTTATCGTTGCGCTTGATTTTGCAAAAAAAGAAGAAGCTTTATCTTTTGTTGATCAGGTTACTCCATCAGATTGCCGTTTAAAAATTGGCAAAGAGATGTTTACTTATTATGGTCCACAGTTCGTTGAACAATTGGTTAAGAAAGGATTTGATGTATTTCTGGATCTAAAGTTTCATGATATTCCGACTACAGTGGCCAAAGCAGTAAAAGCAAGCGCAGAAATGGGCGTGTGGATGGTCAATGTGCATGCATCCGGCGGCCGAAAAATGATGGAGGCTGCCCGTAGCGCTTTATTACCTTATGGGGACAAAGCTCCCTTACTGATTGCTGTTACTGTATTAACAAGTATGGAGCAGAGCGATCTGGCGGACATCGGACTTGATATTCCACCCTTTGAGCAGGTATTGCGCTTGGCTACATTAACACAGCAAGCTGGTCTGGATGGTGTGGTATGTTCAGCGCAGGAAGCCTCTGTACTGAAATCCAGATTAGGTAATGAGTTTAAATTAATTACTCCGGGTATACGACTGGATGTCTCAACAAAAGTCGATGATCAAAGCCGTGTCATGACTCCGGTTGATGCTATCAAGGCTGGCGCTGATTATCTGGTCATTGGCCGTCCTGTGACGCAGGCTGCACATCCTCTGGATGTATTACGGAAGATTAACCTGTCTTTAGCCTGA
- a CDS encoding IS630 family transposase translates to MLPVLSRAERRRIEKIIYKTNDKEHARRLTAILMLHQGQTVSMVHQLTAAARSSIQRWLSWYQECGISGLESKQRGRFCSLPYQQIRLILELLIQFSPEDFGYQRSRWSSELFASLIHRMCPELNIAASTIRRWLPKMGIVWRRAAPTLHIRDPHRDEKMALINNALQSHSINEPVFYVDEADIDLNPKIGADWMRRHQQKRIPTPGKNEKHYVAGALNSQTGKVIYTTGLSKDSDLFIQLLEKLKRHYRRAKKIILVLDNYVIHKSQKTQVWLKNNPKFELLFQPVYSPWVNRIELLWRSMHEMVTRNHRCRAMWELLRKVKYFLDHVSPFAIAAQNK, encoded by the coding sequence ATGTTACCAGTTTTATCTCGCGCCGAACGCAGACGCATCGAAAAAATCATTTATAAAACCAACGATAAAGAACATGCCCGGCGTCTGACTGCTATTCTCATGCTGCATCAGGGGCAGACTGTTTCGATGGTTCATCAACTGACTGCCGCTGCTCGTTCTTCTATTCAACGCTGGCTCAGCTGGTATCAGGAATGTGGTATTTCCGGTCTCGAAAGTAAACAACGCGGACGATTTTGTTCTTTGCCATACCAACAAATTCGACTCATTTTAGAGCTGCTTATTCAGTTCTCGCCAGAAGATTTTGGTTATCAACGTTCACGTTGGAGTTCAGAGCTTTTTGCATCGCTTATTCATCGCATGTGTCCAGAACTCAACATTGCTGCCTCTACCATCCGCCGTTGGTTACCTAAAATGGGCATTGTTTGGCGTAGAGCTGCGCCGACACTCCATATTCGTGACCCACATCGTGATGAGAAAATGGCATTAATAAACAATGCATTACAAAGTCACTCTATTAATGAACCGGTTTTTTATGTCGATGAAGCAGATATCGACCTGAATCCTAAAATTGGTGCGGATTGGATGCGTCGTCATCAACAAAAACGAATACCCACACCAGGGAAAAACGAAAAACACTATGTTGCCGGTGCACTTAATAGTCAGACGGGCAAGGTAATTTACACCACAGGGCTGAGTAAGGATTCAGACCTATTTATTCAACTACTGGAAAAGCTGAAACGGCATTACCGTCGGGCGAAGAAAATTATCCTGGTCCTTGATAATTACGTGATCCACAAAAGCCAAAAGACGCAGGTATGGCTCAAGAACAATCCAAAATTTGAGTTACTGTTTCAACCTGTTTACTCACCGTGGGTCAATCGGATTGAACTACTCTGGCGCTCAATGCACGAGATGGTCACCAGAAACCACCGATGTCGGGCGATGTGGGAATTATTGCGAAAGGTGAAGTATTTTTTAGATCATGTCAGCCCGTTTGCAATAGCAGCACAGAATAAATAG
- the pgsA gene encoding CDP-diacylglycerol--glycerol-3-phosphate 3-phosphatidyltransferase gives MLNIPNLLTLFRLALIPVFVAVFYFPVEWSYFAAATFFVVAAITDWFDGYLARKLNQSTAFGAFLDPVADKVMVATALVLIVEHYSSVFITIPAVIMIGREILISALREWMAELGKRASVAVGLAGKWKTTIQMISLTGLIWQYNIWMIWLSYALLYVAVILTFYSMMQYLKAAKPELLRTAK, from the coding sequence ATGCTAAACATACCTAACCTTTTGACACTGTTTCGTCTCGCTCTGATTCCTGTATTTGTGGCGGTTTTCTACTTTCCGGTAGAGTGGAGTTACTTTGCTGCTGCAACGTTCTTTGTAGTAGCAGCAATTACTGACTGGTTTGATGGTTATCTGGCCAGAAAATTAAATCAAAGTACGGCCTTTGGTGCATTTCTGGATCCTGTTGCGGATAAAGTCATGGTAGCAACTGCACTTGTGCTTATTGTGGAACATTACAGTTCGGTTTTTATCACCATCCCTGCGGTTATTATGATCGGACGTGAGATCTTGATATCAGCCTTACGGGAATGGATGGCCGAATTAGGAAAGCGCGCATCTGTTGCTGTCGGTCTTGCTGGTAAATGGAAAACGACGATCCAAATGATTTCACTGACCGGACTGATCTGGCAATACAACATTTGGATGATCTGGTTATCATATGCCCTGCTCTATGTTGCTGTTATTTTGACCTTTTATTCAATGATGCAGTATCTTAAAGCAGCAAAACCAGAGCTACTCAGAACAGCCAAATGA
- a CDS encoding H-NS family nucleoid-associated regulatory protein, which translates to MSDFLRVFLNVRSLRAVTRELTLEQLNEGFEKLAAIVEERRESEESMRKQQEERTRKITEYKELLRAEGIDINELLQGQPEVEKVSKRAPRPAKYRYTDSDGQEQTWTGQGRQPVPIREAISRGQSLDDFLIEKQ; encoded by the coding sequence ATGTCTGATTTTTTAAGAGTTTTTTTAAATGTTCGCAGTCTGCGAGCTGTTACCCGCGAATTGACTTTGGAACAGTTAAATGAAGGTTTTGAAAAGTTAGCTGCAATCGTTGAAGAACGTCGCGAATCAGAAGAAAGCATGCGTAAACAGCAGGAAGAGCGTACTCGTAAAATCACAGAGTATAAAGAATTACTGCGTGCTGAAGGTATCGACATTAATGAATTACTGCAAGGTCAGCCAGAAGTAGAAAAAGTCAGTAAACGAGCACCGCGCCCTGCTAAATATCGTTATACCGATTCTGATGGCCAGGAACAAACCTGGACCGGTCAGGGCCGTCAACCAGTACCAATCCGCGAAGCTATTTCGCGTGGTCAATCTCTGGATGATTTCCTGATCGAAAAACAATAA
- the uvrC gene encoding excinuclease ABC subunit UvrC yields the protein MKETILPEFDYRRFLKVVTEQPGVYRMTDNTGCIIYVGKAKNLKKRLSSYFRTNVDSAKTRALVSNIADIQITVTLTETEALILEHNLIKQHRPKYNILLRDDKSYPYIFLSSHPHPRLSLHRGARKQKGEYFGPYPSGYAVKESLHAMQKIFPIRQCEDSFYANRSRPCLLYQLKRCSGPCVPGLVSDAQYMEQVNLARMFLQGKDQQVIALLANKMEQASTELRFEDAAKLRDQIQNMRKIQEQQSVSGNIFDDLDIIGTAIRNGIASVHVLFIRQGKVLGSRNYFPSLPADSDISELLYAFVQQFYLSDISGKQLPKEIILDHELEDEDGLSEMLSQISGAKVRITSRTRSERARYCQLATTNAEAALNSKLAHKTTVEQRFRQLQEILNLTTPVQRMECFDISHTQGEATVASCVVFDREGPRNSEYRLYNIEGITPGDDYAAMKQALFRRFSKQQDAEKIPDILFIDGGLGQLKQAESVVSDLIHLVQKQPLLIGIAKGESRKPGLETLIFGNTHEEIHLPADMPALHLIQHIRDESHRFAITGHRQRRNKKRTESLLEKVPGVGAKRRQALLKYLGGMQEIIRATPDELAKVPGISPALARVIYDTLH from the coding sequence TTGAAAGAGACTATTTTGCCTGAGTTTGATTACCGCAGATTTCTCAAAGTAGTAACAGAACAGCCCGGTGTTTACCGAATGACCGATAACACGGGCTGTATTATTTATGTTGGGAAAGCAAAGAATCTTAAAAAAAGATTATCTTCCTATTTCCGCACTAATGTTGATAGTGCCAAAACCCGCGCGCTGGTCAGCAACATTGCCGACATTCAAATTACTGTCACCCTCACAGAAACTGAAGCCCTGATACTTGAACATAATCTGATCAAGCAGCATCGTCCTAAATACAATATTTTACTGCGCGATGATAAATCCTATCCTTATATATTTTTATCCTCCCATCCGCATCCCCGCCTCAGCCTGCACCGGGGCGCCAGAAAACAAAAAGGTGAATATTTTGGTCCCTACCCTAGCGGATACGCTGTAAAGGAAAGTTTGCATGCGATGCAAAAAATATTTCCGATACGGCAATGTGAGGACTCTTTTTACGCTAATCGTTCACGCCCGTGTCTGCTTTATCAGCTGAAGCGGTGCAGTGGCCCCTGTGTTCCCGGATTGGTCAGCGATGCACAATATATGGAACAGGTTAATCTGGCGCGGATGTTTCTACAGGGAAAGGATCAGCAAGTTATTGCGCTGTTAGCCAATAAAATGGAACAGGCCAGTACTGAATTGCGTTTTGAGGATGCGGCTAAATTACGCGATCAGATACAGAATATGCGTAAAATCCAGGAGCAGCAGTCTGTCAGTGGTAACATCTTTGATGATTTAGATATCATCGGCACAGCAATCAGGAATGGCATTGCCAGTGTACATGTCCTTTTTATCAGACAAGGGAAAGTCCTTGGTAGCAGGAATTATTTCCCATCGCTACCTGCAGACAGCGATATTTCAGAACTGCTTTATGCTTTCGTTCAGCAATTTTATCTTTCTGATATTTCAGGAAAGCAGTTACCGAAAGAGATCATCCTTGATCATGAGTTAGAAGACGAAGATGGCCTTTCTGAGATGCTAAGCCAAATTTCAGGTGCCAAAGTAAGAATTACCAGCCGCACACGTAGTGAACGTGCCCGTTATTGTCAGCTTGCCACAACGAATGCAGAAGCCGCACTAAACAGCAAACTCGCACATAAAACAACCGTTGAACAAAGATTCCGGCAATTACAGGAAATTCTCAACCTCACCACCCCAGTACAACGGATGGAATGCTTTGATATTTCGCATACTCAGGGTGAAGCAACTGTTGCATCCTGCGTCGTATTCGACCGTGAAGGACCAAGAAACAGCGAATACCGGCTGTATAATATTGAAGGTATAACGCCTGGTGATGATTATGCTGCAATGAAACAGGCATTATTCCGCCGGTTCAGCAAGCAACAAGATGCAGAAAAAATCCCGGATATACTGTTTATTGATGGTGGCTTGGGACAATTAAAACAGGCGGAATCCGTAGTATCAGATTTGATTCATCTGGTACAGAAGCAACCCCTTCTTATCGGTATCGCTAAAGGCGAATCAAGAAAGCCGGGATTAGAAACCCTGATTTTCGGAAATACGCATGAAGAAATTCACTTGCCTGCAGATATGCCCGCATTGCATCTGATACAACACATTCGCGATGAATCTCACCGCTTTGCGATCACTGGGCACCGGCAACGCAGAAATAAAAAACGAACCGAAAGTCTTCTGGAAAAAGTTCCGGGTGTTGGAGCTAAACGTCGACAAGCTTTATTAAAATATCTTGGCGGTATGCAGGAAATAATTCGTGCAACCCCCGATGAATTAGCAAAAGTTCCGGGTATAAGCCCTGCCTTAGCACGGGTCATTTATGATACCTTACATTAA
- the rrtA gene encoding rhombosortase, with protein sequence MTAHNSITCYVRYILSRPNIVFFLTASLLLFVFQFIQQFIVDLAYHRALIENQEYWRLLTGGLVHANTAHLLLNIAGLFCLLMLYEHQITTQVWCGISLLLVFCVNIAIYVLLPSTEFYLGFSGALHGLYAWYSIVEWARKQSWFPVCVILLLMIKLGIDAQSGNNFSSEIIGMRVHWQSHWIGSLAGAVLALAYKRKAA encoded by the coding sequence ATGACCGCACATAATTCTATTACCTGTTATGTGCGGTATATTCTTTCCCGCCCCAATATTGTTTTTTTCCTGACTGCATCCCTACTTCTGTTTGTTTTCCAATTTATTCAGCAATTTATCGTAGATCTCGCTTACCATCGGGCGCTAATAGAAAACCAGGAATACTGGCGATTATTAACTGGAGGGTTGGTGCATGCTAATACTGCCCACTTACTTCTTAATATTGCAGGGTTATTCTGTCTGCTCATGTTATACGAGCATCAAATCACAACCCAGGTATGGTGTGGTATAAGCCTCTTACTGGTGTTTTGTGTAAATATTGCGATATACGTACTCTTACCCTCAACAGAGTTCTATCTCGGCTTTTCTGGCGCATTACACGGGTTATATGCCTGGTACTCAATAGTTGAGTGGGCCCGAAAGCAATCCTGGTTTCCTGTATGCGTTATTTTGTTACTAATGATCAAACTCGGCATTGATGCCCAGTCAGGTAACAACTTTAGCAGTGAAATAATAGGAATGAGAGTTCACTGGCAATCTCATTGGATTGGTTCATTAGCTGGGGCCGTACTGGCATTGGCTTATAAAAGAAAAGCCGCATAA
- the lapB gene encoding lipopolysaccharide assembly protein LapB, whose product MLELLFLLLPVAVAYGWYMGRRSVRIDEDRKSSQRSRNYAAGINFLLSEQPDKAVDLFIDLLQVDTDTIDTHLALGNLFRQRGEVDRAIRIHQNLVARCLDSTEQQNLSMLELARDFVAAGLLDRAENVLISLLNDDELADDARKMLLQIYEQLNEWQKAIDIADKLSSKKHHRVVAHYYCQLAENDASQSDFKTAASRLKRALKSDPQCVRAQMLLAQLYIKQQQYDQAIKHIDQIPELSSAFASEAWKLLQQCKSHLDDRSFAAILVRWLESTQNTTVALALAESIQAQQGVRDAEAFILRHIKRNPTMKGFHRLMTYQLEAMHDDKAAESISLLRSLVEKQMAVKPIYRCEHCGFSSKVIFWHCPSCKQWGSISPIQGLDGD is encoded by the coding sequence ATGCTGGAGTTACTCTTCCTGCTTCTGCCAGTTGCCGTGGCTTATGGCTGGTATATGGGAAGAAGAAGTGTCCGTATTGATGAAGATCGGAAAAGCTCACAACGATCAAGAAATTATGCGGCTGGTATTAATTTTCTGCTTTCTGAACAGCCAGATAAGGCTGTTGACCTATTTATAGACTTATTACAAGTCGATACAGATACTATTGACACTCATCTTGCCCTGGGAAATTTATTTCGCCAGAGAGGTGAGGTTGATCGTGCAATTCGTATCCATCAAAATCTGGTTGCCCGCTGTCTTGATTCTACAGAACAACAAAATCTTTCTATGCTTGAACTGGCCAGAGATTTTGTTGCTGCGGGTCTGCTCGATCGTGCAGAAAATGTGCTGATAAGTTTATTAAATGATGATGAATTAGCAGATGATGCCAGAAAGATGTTGTTGCAAATTTATGAGCAACTAAATGAATGGCAAAAAGCGATTGATATAGCGGATAAACTATCCAGTAAAAAACATCACCGCGTTGTCGCACATTATTATTGTCAGCTGGCAGAAAATGATGCTTCACAGTCAGATTTTAAAACCGCTGCTTCAAGATTAAAGCGAGCATTAAAGTCAGATCCGCAATGTGTTCGGGCTCAGATGTTATTAGCTCAGTTGTATATTAAGCAGCAACAATACGACCAAGCTATCAAGCATATCGATCAAATCCCTGAATTATCATCTGCATTTGCGAGTGAAGCATGGAAGTTGTTGCAGCAATGTAAATCTCATCTTGATGATCGTAGTTTTGCTGCAATATTAGTTCGCTGGCTTGAATCAACCCAAAATACTACTGTCGCGCTTGCATTAGCTGAGTCTATTCAGGCTCAACAGGGTGTTCGTGATGCGGAAGCGTTCATTTTACGTCATATAAAAAGAAATCCTACAATGAAAGGATTTCACCGTTTAATGACATATCAACTGGAGGCTATGCATGATGATAAGGCTGCAGAAAGCATCTCTTTATTGCGCTCTCTGGTTGAAAAACAAATGGCAGTTAAGCCCATCTATCGTTGTGAACATTGTGGTTTTTCCAGCAAGGTCATCTTTTGGCATTGCCCATCATGTAAGCAATGGGGAAGTATTTCACCAATCCAGGGTTTGGATGGTGATTAA